One Oscillospiraceae bacterium genomic window, TCCGTAATCCTTTTTTCTTTATCCTTTTTGTAACACATCATTGACAAACCTACAGCCCTTGACTTTGATTTGCCTGCTGATATAATAAAAATGACTTCGCGCAAAGAGAAGTTTGATACCCACCTTTTCGAAAGGATTATCGATCTATGACCAAACGCGAGATTTTTATCAAAGCGCTGAAACGTGAACCGATCACCGGGCTTGTACCCCATTTCGAACTGGTTTTTTATCTGACGATGGAGGCGTTCGGCCGCGTCCATCCGGGGCAAATGTCGTTTAACCAGTGGAATCAGATGAGCGACAAGGAACGCGATCTGCATATCGACAACATCGCGGATATATACATCACCATCGCCGAACACTATAACCACTACGCGATTTTTGTTCAACCGAACCCCAATCATTATGACGGTACCAGGCGCGTTTTGGAACGCATCCGCGAAAAAAGCGGCGATAAATATTTTTTAATGGTACACGGCGACCCGACTTTTGCAATCCCGAACGGAGGCGATATGGTCGAGTTCTCCGCCCAACTGTATGAAAACGAAACCGAGATGAAAGCGCTGGCTGCACGCCGTGTTGAAGAAGAAACCGAACGGCTTGACAAATATCTCAACAACGGCATCCTCGACGGCCTTGCGCTGTGTTCGGACTATTGTTTTAACGTCAATCCGTTCTTTTCGCCGGATATGTTCTCGGAATTCGTCACGCCGTATCTGGCCGAAATCACCAAGCGCTGTCACGACCGCGGCTACTACGTCATCAAGCATACCGACGGCAACATCATGCCGATCATCGACCAGATGGTGCAATGCGGTCCCGATGCCCTGCACTCACTCGACCCGCAGGGCGGCGTCTCACTGGCTGAGGTCAAGCGCCTGTACGGCGACAAAGTGGCGCTGTGCGGCAATGTCAACTGTGCGCTGCTTCAAACCGGCACCGAAGAAGAATGCATCGCCGATATTCGACGCTCTCTGCACGACGGCATGAAAGGTCCCGGCTATATTTTCTGCACCTCAAACTGCGTCTACACCGGAATGCCGCTGGAACGGTACGAGTTGATGAACCGAATCTGGCAATCCGAAGGAATTTATCAATAATCACGGGAGGACAACACCATGGAAAAACGGAGAATGCACCTGATCTGCAACGCCCACATCGATCCTGTCTGGCTTTGGAACCGCGAGGAAGGTATCGGCGCCGCTATTTCGACGTTCCGAACCGCTGTGCGCATCTGCAAGGAATACAATCATTTTATCTTCAACCACAACGAAGCGGTGCTTTATAAATACATTGAAGAATACGATCCCCAGCTCTTCGGTGAAATTCAAACGCTGGTCAAAGAGGGAAAATGGAATCTGATGGGCGGTTGGTATTTGCAGCCCGACTGCACCATGCCCTCCGGCGAGGCCTTTGTGCGCCAGATCGAGATGGGGCAGAATTATTTCCGTGAAAAATTCGGCGTCGACCGCTTTGACACCGCGATCAACTTTGACCCGTTCGGCCACACCGTCGGCCTTGTGCAGATCATGGCCAAAGCCGGTTATTCCAACTACATCGTCACCCGCCCCGAACGTCCGGACGGCGGCACGGAATCCTTCCACAACAAGACCTTTGTCTGGAACGGTTTCTGCGGCAGCAAGATTTTTGTGTTCAAATCGCGCCGCTACAACTCTCCTCTCGGCAACGTCATGCGCAACATCGACGACTTCTATGAAACGCAAAAAGACAAAGCGGTCGTCGGCGCACTGTGGGGTGTCGGGGACCACGGCGGCGGCCCGTCCGAAATTGATATGAAAGACCTTGAAAAATACATTGCCGAGAGCGATATGGAAGTCATTCACTCGACACCGGATAAGTTTTTCGAGGATTACAAAAAGAACTGCAAGCCCGATTTCACGGTGGACGGCTCGTTCACATCGTGGGCGATCGGCTGCTATACCTCGATGACGCGGGTCAAACAGACCAACCGAAAACTCGAAAATCAGCTTCTCATCGCGGAAAAACTCAATTCGGCGATGGTCGCCAACGGCTTGCTCGCAGAATATCCCGGTGAAAAGCTCTATTCCGCTTGGGAGGACCTGATGTTCTGGCAGTTCCACGATTCTCTGCCCGGTTCGAGCATCCAACAGGTCGAAAACGACGTGCTGCAAGGCATGGGACACGGCCTTGAAATCACGTCAAAAGCCAATATGAAAGCGTTTTTCGCCGGATGCGGCGGTCAAACGCCTCCGAAAGCCGGAGAGATGCCGGTTTTGGTCTGCAATTCCCTGCCCTATACGATCACCCGCGAGATCGAATGCGAATATATGATCGAGGATTCGAAAAAGGACGGCGGCTACACCACCGGCATCGTCCACGACGAATCCGGAAAAATCCTGCCCTGCCAGAACGAAAAAGAGAGCTCCAATCTTCCGCTTGACTGGGCCAAAAAAGTCACTTTTATCGCGACGCTGCCTCCGATGAGCATCTCCCGCTTCAACATTACCAACAAGGTCGTTTACGATGGTTTCCGGCTGCCGTTTAAAGCGGAAAACGGATATTATACCTTCGATAACGGCGAACTCTCGGTCAAAATCAATGCCGAAACCGGCCTGATGGACAGCTACTGCGTAAACGGAAAAGAATTTTTAAAACCCGGTTCGGCAAAATTGCTGGTCATGGCCGATACCGTTGACCCGTGGGGCATGAAGCAAACCGAAATCCGCGATGTCATCGGCGAATTCAAACCGGCTTCCAAAAAGCGTACCGCCGAAATCTG contains:
- a CDS encoding glycoside hydrolase family 38 C-terminal domain-containing protein, translating into MEKRRMHLICNAHIDPVWLWNREEGIGAAISTFRTAVRICKEYNHFIFNHNEAVLYKYIEEYDPQLFGEIQTLVKEGKWNLMGGWYLQPDCTMPSGEAFVRQIEMGQNYFREKFGVDRFDTAINFDPFGHTVGLVQIMAKAGYSNYIVTRPERPDGGTESFHNKTFVWNGFCGSKIFVFKSRRYNSPLGNVMRNIDDFYETQKDKAVVGALWGVGDHGGGPSEIDMKDLEKYIAESDMEVIHSTPDKFFEDYKKNCKPDFTVDGSFTSWAIGCYTSMTRVKQTNRKLENQLLIAEKLNSAMVANGLLAEYPGEKLYSAWEDLMFWQFHDSLPGSSIQQVENDVLQGMGHGLEITSKANMKAFFAGCGGQTPPKAGEMPVLVCNSLPYTITREIECEYMIEDSKKDGGYTTGIVHDESGKILPCQNEKESSNLPLDWAKKVTFIATLPPMSISRFNITNKVVYDGFRLPFKAENGYYTFDNGELSVKINAETGLMDSYCVNGKEFLKPGSAKLLVMADTVDPWGMKQTEIRDVIGEFKPASKKRTAEICGVTPKAIPNVRVIENGEVRTVIEAVFTYKNSALCMRYYLPKKGKNVRINLRVFSMDRSVMFKFALPTTIENGAYTGETAYGRDTLLTDGSERVAHGWVMLSDGKNALGVLNTGTYGSDCKDGEIRMSVLRTPAYSGHPVDDREVLPTDRLTPRIDMGERLFDYYLFGGNADEISDEIDFECAQIHQPPVPLCYMPPETGKRPKALCEIENHALELVTIRVEKDGHYRIRLFNSSPRQLKATIKFPVWCTEYAVDAQPFEIITLKADKKGKISTAKMIG
- a CDS encoding uroporphyrinogen decarboxylase family protein, which codes for MTKREIFIKALKREPITGLVPHFELVFYLTMEAFGRVHPGQMSFNQWNQMSDKERDLHIDNIADIYITIAEHYNHYAIFVQPNPNHYDGTRRVLERIREKSGDKYFLMVHGDPTFAIPNGGDMVEFSAQLYENETEMKALAARRVEEETERLDKYLNNGILDGLALCSDYCFNVNPFFSPDMFSEFVTPYLAEITKRCHDRGYYVIKHTDGNIMPIIDQMVQCGPDALHSLDPQGGVSLAEVKRLYGDKVALCGNVNCALLQTGTEEECIADIRRSLHDGMKGPGYIFCTSNCVYTGMPLERYELMNRIWQSEGIYQ